A single window of Melospiza georgiana isolate bMelGeo1 chromosome 6, bMelGeo1.pri, whole genome shotgun sequence DNA harbors:
- the VCPKMT gene encoding protein N-lysine methyltransferase METTL21D, whose protein sequence is MAGFVRELERRAGPALRLEQRAAGGVGCVVWDAALVLAKFLETGACPLARRHVLELGAGTGAVGIMAATLGANVTVTDLEELQELLMVNIENNKHLVTGSVRAKVLKWGEDVTEFQPPPDYILMADCIYYEESLEPLLKTLRELTGPDTCVLCCYEQRTVGKNPEIERKYFELLQRDFELEKIPLERHDEEYRSEDIHIVSIHRKHRNSPP, encoded by the exons ATGGCGGGCTTCGTGCGGGAGCTGGagcggcgggccgggccggcgctGCGCCTGGAGCAGCGGGCGGCGGGCGGTGTGGGCTGTGTGGTGTGGGACGCCGCACTGGTGCTCGCCAAGTTCCTGGAGACCGGCGCCTGCCCCCTCGCCCGCCGCCACGTCCTGGAGCTGGGCGCGGGCACCGGCGCCGTGGGCATCATGGCAGCCACGCTGGG GGCGAACGTGACGGTCACAgacctggaggagctgcaggagctgttgaTGGTCAATATTGAGAATAACAAGCACCTGGTCACAGGGTCCGTCCGAGCCAAGGTACTGAAATG ggGTGAAGATGTAACAGAATTTCAGCCTCCCCCCGATTATATACTCATGGCTGATTGCATTTACTATGAGGAG TCCTTGGAGCCCTTGCTGAAGACCCTGAGGGAGCTGACAGGCCCTGACActtgtgtgctgtgctgctATGAACAGAGGACTGTGGGGAAGAACCCTGAAATTGAGAGGAAATACTTTGAA ctgctccagagggacTTTGAGCTGGAGAAGATTCCCCTGGAGAGGCACGACGAGGAGTACCGGAGCGAGGACATCCACATCGTGAGCATCCACAGGAAGCACAGG AATTCCCCCCCGTGA